A window of the Streptomyces griseochromogenes genome harbors these coding sequences:
- a CDS encoding imidazolonepropionase-like domain-containing protein, with product MLTIHTDSRGLALAVEGEWIAAAGPLEEVAAEHPRARVRTWPGIITAGFVNAHGTELLEEAYHPDPREADVLGTEPLTGDALTALDLDDARWGASARRGVQRMLAHGTVAAACELPLRNRAVRDAVRRTGLRAVGRLGRPDWAPSLDPFVSPLPPMTQSARERGSAARFAVFDVRDEAELAERGAGTCVATVVAGRLVFRRR from the coding sequence GTGCTGACCATTCACACCGACTCCAGGGGCCTCGCCCTCGCCGTCGAGGGCGAGTGGATCGCGGCCGCCGGGCCGCTGGAGGAGGTGGCCGCCGAGCATCCACGCGCGCGCGTGCGCACCTGGCCCGGCATCATCACGGCCGGGTTCGTCAACGCCCACGGCACCGAGCTGCTGGAAGAGGCGTACCACCCCGACCCGCGGGAGGCTGACGTCCTCGGCACCGAGCCGCTGACCGGGGACGCGCTCACGGCCCTCGACCTCGACGACGCCCGCTGGGGCGCGAGCGCCCGGCGCGGGGTGCAGCGGATGCTGGCGCACGGCACGGTCGCCGCGGCCTGTGAACTGCCGCTGCGCAACCGCGCGGTGCGGGACGCCGTGCGGCGCACCGGGCTGAGGGCCGTGGGCCGGCTGGGGCGCCCGGACTGGGCGCCCTCCCTCGACCCTTTCGTCTCCCCCCTGCCGCCCATGACGCAGTCCGCCCGGGAACGCGGATCCGCGGCCCGATTCGCGGTGTTCGACGTCCGCGACGAGGCGGAGCTGGCCGAACGCGGAGCGGGGACGTGTGTGGCGACGGTCGTGGCGGGCCGGCTGGTCTTCCGGCGCCGCTGA
- a CDS encoding serine/threonine-protein kinase, translating to MQPLAADEPAAVGPYRLLGRLGAGGMGRVYLGRSAGGRTVAVKIVHPHFALDEEFRARFRREVEAARRVGGAWTAPVLDADPEAAVPWVATAYAAGPSLAAAVADRGPLPPHTVRALGAGLAEALAAVHELGLVHRDVKPSNILLTLDGPLLIDFGIARATDGTASLTSTGVSVGSPGYMAPEQILGKGVTGAADVFSLGAVLAFASTGEPPFSGDSSAALLYKVVHEEPELGHFTGELRQAAAACLAKDPTARPAPAELARRLAPEGAARLVAGGWLPGALVEQVSRGAVHLLNLETAETAPSGPVAFSSPSVGGARGVTSGAVPDSGASGTGPGAGPGSGRFGSASGESGAVAGEFGPAPLMTPPGVPTGASGPSPAVPFSAAGSVSGAPDAQSGGPGAPAMPSHAPGLPPGTPAVGPGAVPGPRDAVPAPGKLSVSVAASAAPGENGRGRRVSCTVALAVAGALAAGAVGLGALLRPWAGGGHDTAGSAPAASHPADGASSAGSGDAADEPSPAPSASGGTAAAIPARYLGTWEGQAAGLDGRLPMGTFRLTVHQAGVGEELGRLTQTDQVGAVCTDILTLKKVTRTRIVATSVGAKDNHLGCDPAPHQVELTPTGDDLTYTADSSAEGNPVSRMSKVDRRG from the coding sequence ATGCAGCCGCTCGCAGCCGACGAACCGGCCGCCGTCGGGCCCTACCGGCTGCTCGGCCGGCTCGGCGCGGGCGGCATGGGCCGTGTCTACCTGGGCCGCAGCGCGGGCGGCCGTACGGTCGCGGTGAAGATCGTGCACCCGCACTTCGCGCTGGACGAGGAGTTCCGGGCCCGCTTCCGGCGGGAGGTCGAGGCCGCCCGCCGGGTCGGCGGCGCCTGGACCGCGCCCGTCCTGGACGCGGACCCGGAGGCCGCCGTGCCCTGGGTCGCCACCGCCTACGCGGCCGGACCCTCCCTCGCCGCGGCCGTCGCGGACCGCGGCCCGCTGCCCCCGCACACCGTACGGGCCCTGGGCGCGGGCCTCGCCGAGGCGCTGGCGGCGGTGCACGAACTGGGCCTCGTCCACCGCGACGTGAAGCCCTCCAACATCCTGCTGACCCTGGACGGCCCGCTCCTCATCGACTTCGGCATCGCCCGTGCCACGGACGGCACGGCATCCCTGACCTCGACCGGCGTCTCCGTCGGCTCGCCCGGCTACATGGCCCCCGAGCAGATCCTCGGCAAGGGCGTCACCGGCGCGGCCGACGTCTTCTCCCTCGGCGCGGTGCTGGCCTTCGCCTCGACCGGTGAGCCGCCGTTCTCCGGCGACTCCTCGGCCGCGCTGCTCTACAAGGTCGTCCACGAGGAGCCCGAACTGGGGCACTTCACCGGCGAGTTGCGGCAGGCGGCGGCCGCCTGTCTGGCCAAGGACCCCACCGCCCGCCCGGCCCCCGCCGAGCTGGCCCGCAGGCTCGCCCCCGAGGGCGCCGCCCGCCTGGTCGCCGGCGGCTGGCTGCCGGGCGCCCTGGTGGAGCAGGTCAGCCGAGGCGCCGTACACCTCCTCAACCTGGAGACGGCCGAGACGGCACCGTCGGGTCCGGTGGCGTTCAGCAGCCCTTCGGTGGGCGGGGCGCGGGGAGTGACGTCCGGGGCGGTGCCGGACAGCGGCGCATCCGGGACCGGGCCGGGAGCCGGTCCGGGAAGCGGGCGGTTCGGGTCGGCTTCGGGCGAGTCCGGGGCTGTCGCCGGTGAGTTCGGACCGGCTCCGCTGATGACTCCGCCCGGGGTGCCGACGGGGGCGTCCGGCCCTTCTCCGGCCGTGCCGTTCAGTGCCGCGGGCTCCGTGTCCGGTGCCCCGGATGCGCAGTCCGGTGGCCCGGGTGCCCCGGCCATGCCCTCCCACGCCCCGGGCCTGCCGCCCGGGACCCCCGCCGTCGGGCCGGGGGCCGTGCCCGGGCCGCGAGATGCGGTGCCGGCGCCCGGCAAGCTCAGTGTCAGCGTGGCGGCGTCCGCCGCGCCCGGGGAGAACGGGCGCGGGCGGCGGGTGAGTTGCACCGTTGCGCTGGCCGTGGCGGGGGCGCTGGCCGCCGGGGCGGTGGGTCTCGGGGCCCTGCTGCGGCCATGGGCAGGCGGTGGTCACGACACTGCGGGGAGCGCCCCGGCCGCCTCCCACCCGGCCGACGGCGCCTCCTCGGCGGGGTCCGGCGACGCGGCGGACGAGCCCTCCCCGGCCCCCAGTGCGAGCGGCGGCACCGCGGCCGCGATCCCGGCCCGCTACCTCGGCACCTGGGAGGGCCAGGCGGCCGGACTCGACGGCCGCCTGCCCATGGGCACCTTCCGGCTCACCGTGCACCAGGCGGGCGTCGGCGAGGAGTTGGGGCGGCTCACCCAGACCGACCAGGTCGGCGCCGTCTGCACCGACATCCTCACCCTGAAGAAGGTGACCAGGACACGGATCGTGGCGACGTCGGTGGGCGCCAAGGACAACCACCTCGGCTGCGACCCCGCCCCGCACCAGGTGGAGTTGACACCGACCGGCGACGACCTGACGTACACAGCGGACAGTTCGGCCGAAGGCAACCCCGTGTCGCGGATGTCGAAGGTCGACCGGCGCGGCTGA
- the mqnC gene encoding cyclic dehypoxanthinyl futalosine synthase has product MTEKADLQSVLDRAAAGGRITPEEALDLYRDAPLHALGAAADAVRRRKYAGIEHIATYIIERNINYTNVCVTACKFCAFYAAPKDKDKGWTRDLDDILRRCAETVELGGTQIMFQGGHHPDYGVEYYEKHFKAIKDAFPQLVIHSLGASEVEHMARISGVSVEEAVTRIHEAGLDSFAGAGAELLPERPRKAIAPLKESGERWLEIMETAHKLGVESTSTMLMGTGETNAERIEHLRMIRDVQDRTGGFRAFIPYTYQPENNHLKGRTHATLFEYLRMIAIARLFLDNVQHIQGSWLTTGKEVGQLSLHYGADDLGSIMLEENVVSSAGAKHRSNRLEIIDLIRKAGRVPAQRATTYEHLVVHDDPANDPVDDRVVSHISSTAIEGGTAHPELKLLASN; this is encoded by the coding sequence GTGACCGAGAAGGCCGACCTCCAGTCTGTCCTCGACCGTGCCGCGGCGGGCGGACGCATCACGCCCGAGGAGGCGCTCGACCTCTACCGCGACGCCCCGCTGCACGCGCTGGGCGCCGCCGCCGACGCCGTACGACGCCGCAAGTACGCGGGCATCGAGCACATCGCGACGTACATCATCGAGCGCAACATCAACTACACGAACGTGTGTGTCACGGCGTGCAAGTTCTGCGCCTTCTACGCGGCCCCCAAGGACAAGGACAAGGGCTGGACCCGTGACCTCGACGACATCCTGCGCCGCTGCGCGGAGACCGTCGAGCTGGGCGGCACCCAGATCATGTTCCAGGGCGGCCACCACCCGGACTACGGCGTCGAGTACTACGAGAAGCACTTCAAGGCGATCAAGGACGCCTTCCCGCAGCTCGTGATCCACTCCCTCGGCGCCTCCGAGGTCGAGCACATGGCCCGCATCTCCGGCGTCTCGGTCGAGGAGGCCGTCACCCGCATCCACGAGGCGGGCCTCGACTCCTTCGCGGGCGCCGGCGCGGAACTCCTCCCCGAGCGCCCCCGCAAGGCCATCGCGCCCCTCAAGGAGAGCGGCGAGCGCTGGCTGGAGATCATGGAGACCGCGCACAAGCTGGGCGTGGAGTCCACGTCCACCATGCTCATGGGCACCGGCGAGACCAACGCCGAGCGCATCGAGCACCTGCGCATGATCCGGGACGTACAGGACCGCACGGGCGGCTTCCGCGCCTTCATCCCGTACACCTACCAGCCCGAGAACAACCACCTGAAGGGCCGCACCCACGCCACGCTCTTCGAGTACCTGCGGATGATCGCGATCGCCCGTCTGTTCCTGGACAACGTCCAGCACATCCAGGGCTCGTGGCTGACCACCGGCAAAGAGGTCGGCCAGCTGTCCCTGCACTACGGCGCGGACGACCTCGGCTCGATCATGCTGGAGGAGAACGTGGTCTCCTCGGCCGGCGCCAAGCACCGCTCCAACCGGCTGGAGATCATCGACCTGATCCGCAAGGCGGGCCGCGTCCCGGCCCAGCGCGCCACCACCTACGAGCACCTCGTCGTCCACGACGACCCGGCGAACGACCCCGTCGACGACCGCGTGGTCTCCCACATCTCCTCCACGGCGATCGAGGGCGGCACGGCCCACCCCGAGCTGAAGCTGCTGGCGTCCAACTGA
- a CDS encoding demethylmenaquinone methyltransferase, which produces MTRASLNKQPHEVASMFDDVAERYDLTNDVLSLGQDRRWRKEVAKAVDARPAQKVLDLAAGTATSSLPFARTGAYVVPCDFSIGMLQVGKRKHTWLPFTAGDATRLPFKDDTFDAVTISFGLRNVQDTDAALREMYRVTRPGGRVVICEFSHPTWEPFRTVYTEYLMRALPPVARAVSSNPDAYVYLAESIRAWPDQPALAERLRKAGWSKVAWRNLTGGVVALHRGFKES; this is translated from the coding sequence GTGACCCGCGCTTCCCTGAACAAGCAGCCGCACGAAGTCGCCTCGATGTTCGACGACGTGGCGGAACGGTACGACCTGACGAACGACGTGCTGTCGCTCGGCCAGGACCGGCGCTGGCGCAAGGAGGTGGCGAAGGCGGTCGACGCGCGCCCCGCGCAGAAGGTCCTCGACCTCGCGGCCGGTACGGCGACCTCCTCGTTGCCCTTCGCGCGGACGGGCGCCTACGTGGTCCCGTGCGACTTCTCGATCGGGATGCTCCAGGTCGGCAAGCGGAAGCACACCTGGCTGCCGTTCACGGCGGGCGACGCGACGCGGCTGCCGTTCAAGGACGACACCTTCGACGCCGTCACGATCTCCTTCGGTCTGCGCAATGTCCAGGACACGGACGCGGCCCTGCGCGAGATGTACCGGGTGACCCGGCCCGGCGGCCGGGTGGTGATCTGCGAGTTCTCCCACCCGACATGGGAGCCCTTCCGGACCGTCTACACCGAGTACCTGATGCGCGCCCTGCCTCCGGTCGCGCGCGCGGTCTCCTCGAACCCGGACGCCTACGTCTACCTCGCCGAGTCCATCCGTGCCTGGCCCGACCAGCCCGCACTCGCCGAACGGCTGCGCAAGGCGGGCTGGTCGAAGGTGGCGTGGCGCAACCTCACCGGCGGTGTGGT
- a CDS encoding menaquinone biosynthetic enzyme MqnA/MqnD family protein has translation MDNSRTRPRVGHIQFLNCLPLYWGLARTGTLLDFELTKDTPDKLNEKLVQGELDIAPITLVEFLKHADDLVAFPDIAVGCDGPVMSCVIVSQLPLDRLDGARVALGSTSRTSVRLAQLLLAERYGVQPDYYTCPPDLSLMMQEAEAAVLIGDAALRANLIDGPRYGLEVHDLGAMWKEWTGLPFVFAVWAARRDYLEREPSITRKVHEAFLDSRNLSLEEVGKVAEQAARWEAFDERTLEQYFTTLDFSFGEPQLAAVAEFARRVGPTTGFPADVKVDLLQP, from the coding sequence GTGGACAATTCTCGCACCCGGCCGCGCGTCGGCCACATCCAGTTCCTGAACTGCCTGCCCCTCTACTGGGGGCTCGCGAGAACCGGCACGCTCCTCGACTTCGAGCTGACCAAGGACACCCCGGACAAGCTCAACGAGAAGCTGGTGCAGGGTGAACTCGACATCGCGCCCATCACCTTGGTCGAGTTCCTGAAGCACGCGGACGATCTGGTCGCCTTCCCCGACATCGCCGTCGGCTGCGACGGCCCGGTGATGTCCTGCGTGATCGTCTCGCAGCTCCCTCTGGACCGGCTGGACGGAGCCAGGGTCGCCCTCGGTTCGACCTCCCGCACCTCGGTCCGGCTCGCCCAGCTCCTGCTCGCCGAGCGCTACGGCGTGCAGCCCGACTACTACACCTGCCCGCCCGACCTCAGCCTGATGATGCAGGAGGCGGAGGCCGCCGTGCTCATCGGCGACGCCGCCCTGCGCGCCAACCTCATCGACGGCCCCCGCTACGGCCTCGAGGTGCACGACCTGGGCGCGATGTGGAAGGAGTGGACGGGCCTGCCGTTCGTCTTCGCGGTGTGGGCCGCCCGGCGCGACTACCTGGAGCGCGAGCCGTCGATCACCCGCAAGGTCCACGAGGCCTTCCTCGACTCCCGCAACCTCTCCCTGGAGGAGGTCGGCAAGGTCGCCGAGCAGGCGGCCCGCTGGGAGGCCTTCGACGAGCGCACGCTGGAGCAGTACTTCACCACCCTCGACTTCAGCTTCGGCGAGCCGCAACTGGCGGCGGTCGCCGAGTTCGCGCGCCGGGTCGGCCCGACGACCGGGTTCCCGGCGGATGTGAAGGTGGATCTGCTCCAGCCGTAG
- a CDS encoding cold-shock protein has protein sequence MATGTVKWFNAEKGFGFIAQEGGGPDVFVHYSAINASGFRSLEENQQVSFDVTQGPKGPQAENVTPV, from the coding sequence ATGGCTACCGGAACCGTGAAGTGGTTCAACGCCGAAAAGGGCTTTGGCTTCATCGCCCAGGAGGGCGGCGGCCCCGACGTCTTCGTTCACTACTCCGCGATCAACGCCTCCGGCTTCCGCTCCCTCGAGGAGAACCAGCAGGTGAGCTTCGACGTGACGCAGGGCCCGAAGGGTCCGCAGGCGGAGAACGTCACCCCCGTCTGA
- a CDS encoding prepilin peptidase, with protein sequence MRHDEFDGTCGAERGSVSTGALILVAALWGVAAGTLLPRAAYRFAVPEGEPWRGRCADGHPIRGWLGGARCGECARGVKEGAARARVEVKVRAETPYAPSAPLLATATALTCAVLAVATGTRPELGVWLLLAPAGVLLAAVDFRVRRLPDPLTLPLAAAALGLLGLVTLVPEHAGHWLTALYGTLALGGGYFVLYLINPAGMGFGDVKLALGMGAVLGWYGWPTVLLGTFAGFLLGALYGGALVVVRRAGRKTAIPFGPFLIAGAFLGLLAGAYTA encoded by the coding sequence ATGCGGCACGACGAGTTCGACGGGACGTGCGGCGCGGAGAGGGGCTCAGTGAGCACGGGCGCGCTGATCCTCGTCGCCGCGCTGTGGGGCGTGGCGGCGGGGACCCTGCTGCCCCGGGCCGCCTACCGCTTCGCCGTCCCGGAGGGGGAGCCCTGGCGCGGGCGGTGCGCGGACGGGCATCCGATCCGCGGGTGGCTGGGCGGAGCGCGGTGCGGGGAGTGCGCGCGGGGCGTGAAGGAGGGGGCGGCGCGGGCGCGCGTGGAGGTGAAGGTCCGGGCGGAGACGCCGTACGCTCCCTCCGCCCCCCTCCTCGCCACGGCCACCGCCCTCACCTGCGCCGTCCTCGCCGTCGCCACCGGCACCCGGCCCGAGCTGGGGGTCTGGCTGCTGCTCGCACCGGCCGGGGTGCTGCTGGCCGCCGTGGACTTCCGGGTGCGGCGGCTGCCCGACCCGCTGACCCTGCCGCTCGCGGCCGCCGCCCTCGGCCTGCTGGGCCTCGTCACCCTGGTGCCCGAGCACGCCGGCCACTGGCTCACCGCGCTGTACGGCACCCTCGCGCTCGGCGGCGGCTACTTCGTGCTCTACCTCATCAACCCGGCCGGCATGGGCTTCGGCGATGTGAAACTGGCGCTCGGCATGGGCGCCGTCCTCGGCTGGTACGGCTGGCCCACCGTGCTGCTCGGCACCTTCGCGGGCTTCCTGCTGGGGGCGTTGTACGGCGGTGCGCTCGTCGTCGTACGGCGCGCGGGGCGCAAGACGGCTATCCCCTTCGGGCCGTTCCTCATCGCGGGGGCGTTCCTGGGTCTCCTGGCGGGGGCGTACACCGCGTAG
- a CDS encoding serine/threonine-protein kinase, translating to METLQPDDPRELGGYRMLRTLGAGGMGRVYLARSPGGRTVAVKVVRPDLAADADFRRRFRHEVEIAQAVSGQYTASVVDADPDAPLPWLATSYVLGPDLTDVVAAHGALPEGTVRALGAGLAAALQEIHAAGLIHRDLKPSNVLLAADGPRVIDFGIARAVDGNRMTQTGVVVGSPGYMPPEQALGQDVGTAGDVFSLGAVLAFAATGRNVFGDGAASHAAMLYQVVHGEADLTGVPQSLLGLLRACLLKDPAGRPAPAEIVAALAPQGVEGVLSDWLPSAVASTIATHAAGILDLEAPEHPAAPAAASFGPAPTMPAGAQPPAGTPAAGYGHPQPAAQPPAGTPAAGYGYPQPGTPAPGYGTPTPGYGTLQPGTVQLGAADASSPAPSRRRALAYALGGAAAVAAVGGGTAWWLGHKDGGTGTSTGAGGHGGSGKPVAESFTTPPAGVAPQPLWHTSVAEDSTSTAVPLLTYDGLLLMSGDPLVAYDVKTGKARWSKKDICRSGAQLLFHDGKVFLVDGDYDGVLVAYDVRTGEEAWRSRLGKKMQIERTIAIDDKNVYVTVTDFGEAKSATNYRTAVAAISHTTGQKVWLQKRDWGTDDYEVDGAVVGKYLVYTDSKYNLTVRDTATGNQLWTKKIGDNWSWLPTVANGLVFVPGKQLTAVDVETGATRWTLSPNGRRGFYNPTVIDGVLYAGDYDRGVWAVDVKNGKRIWLCDESSRGAQSFLRAGATLYGVGGSLAGGVAAINAKTGKVRWTWTDNKDADDSWQMALSGNRLMVTNGPEIYGMSAV from the coding sequence ATGGAGACACTGCAGCCGGACGACCCACGGGAGTTGGGCGGCTACCGCATGCTGCGCACACTCGGAGCCGGCGGTATGGGCCGGGTCTACCTGGCCCGTTCGCCCGGCGGCCGGACCGTCGCCGTGAAGGTCGTACGCCCCGACCTCGCCGCCGACGCCGACTTCCGCCGCCGCTTCCGGCACGAGGTGGAGATCGCCCAGGCGGTCTCCGGCCAGTACACCGCCTCGGTCGTGGACGCCGACCCCGACGCGCCGCTGCCGTGGCTGGCGACGTCGTACGTGCTCGGCCCGGACCTGACGGACGTCGTCGCCGCGCACGGCGCGCTCCCCGAGGGCACCGTCCGCGCGCTCGGCGCCGGGCTCGCGGCCGCTCTCCAGGAGATCCACGCGGCGGGACTGATCCACCGTGACCTCAAGCCGTCGAACGTCCTCCTCGCCGCGGACGGCCCCCGCGTCATCGACTTCGGCATCGCGCGGGCGGTGGACGGCAACCGTATGACCCAGACCGGGGTCGTCGTCGGCTCGCCCGGCTACATGCCCCCGGAGCAGGCCCTCGGCCAGGACGTCGGCACGGCGGGCGACGTCTTCTCCCTGGGCGCCGTTCTCGCCTTCGCGGCCACCGGCCGCAACGTCTTCGGCGACGGCGCGGCCTCCCACGCGGCCATGCTCTATCAGGTCGTCCACGGCGAAGCGGACCTGACCGGCGTACCGCAGTCGCTGCTCGGTCTGCTGCGGGCCTGTCTGCTGAAGGACCCGGCCGGCCGGCCCGCCCCCGCCGAGATCGTGGCGGCGCTGGCCCCGCAGGGCGTCGAGGGCGTGCTCAGCGACTGGCTGCCCTCCGCGGTGGCGTCCACCATCGCCACCCACGCGGCCGGGATCCTGGACCTGGAGGCGCCGGAGCATCCGGCCGCACCGGCCGCCGCCTCCTTCGGCCCGGCCCCGACGATGCCGGCCGGCGCGCAGCCGCCGGCGGGCACCCCCGCGGCGGGCTACGGCCACCCGCAGCCCGCCGCGCAGCCACCCGCGGGCACGCCCGCGGCGGGCTACGGCTACCCGCAGCCCGGGACCCCCGCCCCCGGCTACGGGACCCCCACCCCGGGCTACGGCACTCTGCAGCCCGGCACCGTTCAGCTGGGCGCCGCGGACGCCTCCTCCCCGGCACCCTCCCGCCGCCGCGCCCTCGCCTACGCCCTCGGCGGTGCCGCCGCCGTCGCCGCGGTCGGCGGGGGCACCGCCTGGTGGCTGGGCCACAAGGACGGCGGCACCGGCACGTCCACCGGCGCGGGCGGCCACGGCGGTTCGGGCAAGCCGGTCGCCGAGTCCTTCACCACCCCGCCCGCGGGCGTGGCCCCGCAGCCGCTGTGGCACACCAGCGTGGCCGAGGACAGCACCAGCACGGCGGTACCGCTCCTCACCTACGACGGCCTGCTGCTGATGAGCGGCGATCCGCTCGTGGCGTACGACGTGAAGACGGGCAAGGCGCGCTGGTCCAAGAAGGACATCTGCCGCAGCGGAGCCCAGCTGCTCTTCCACGACGGCAAGGTGTTCCTGGTCGACGGCGACTACGACGGCGTCCTCGTCGCCTACGACGTCAGGACCGGCGAGGAGGCCTGGCGCAGCCGGCTCGGCAAGAAGATGCAAATCGAGCGCACGATCGCGATCGACGACAAGAACGTGTACGTGACGGTGACCGACTTCGGCGAGGCGAAGAGCGCCACGAACTACCGCACGGCCGTCGCGGCGATCAGCCACACCACGGGCCAGAAGGTGTGGCTGCAGAAGCGCGACTGGGGCACCGACGACTACGAGGTCGACGGCGCCGTAGTCGGCAAGTACCTCGTCTACACCGATTCCAAGTACAACCTCACCGTCCGGGACACGGCCACCGGCAACCAGCTGTGGACCAAGAAGATCGGCGACAACTGGAGCTGGCTGCCCACGGTCGCGAACGGGCTCGTCTTCGTGCCGGGCAAGCAGCTGACGGCCGTGGACGTGGAGACCGGCGCCACCCGTTGGACACTGTCCCCCAACGGCCGGCGCGGCTTCTACAACCCGACCGTCATCGACGGTGTGCTCTACGCCGGCGACTACGACCGCGGTGTCTGGGCCGTCGACGTCAAGAACGGCAAGCGGATCTGGCTCTGCGACGAGAGTTCCAGGGGAGCGCAGTCGTTCCTCAGAGCCGGGGCGACGCTGTACGGGGTCGGCGGCTCCCTGGCGGGTGGCGTCGCGGCCATCAACGCCAAGACCGGCAAGGTCCGCTGGACCTGGACCGACAACAAGGACGCCGACGACTCCTGGCAGATGGCCCTGTCCGGAAACCGGCTGATGGTGACCAACGGGCCGGAGATCTACGGGATGTCGGCCGTCTGA